Proteins encoded by one window of Gordonia jinghuaiqii:
- a CDS encoding glycosyltransferase: MRVASVPESHVYVRHLSPLNGSVSALDTGPVSVVRLPDPVPADGAKVPGGWWPPLMLDPAWIAEHHSEFDVFHIHFGFDAVEPAVMSDVIGELDRHGKPLVYTLHDLRNPHHPEPGAHEEVLDLLLPAAAEVITLTPGAAEQISRRWQRDATVLPHPHVVPPGLFAPREPRDDEFVVGVHAKSIRANMDPLPVIMTLLEAAADYPDVTVQINLHDEVFIPGNHWYNPDFGTAALALSRHPYARVLVHDYYTEEQLWDYMRSLSVSVLPYRFGTHSGWLEACHDLGTPVIAPSCGFYHQQQDCFTFEFTEDRFDPDSLARALADAYSSRPTAALWPDRRAQRVSLAERHAALYTRAMDA, encoded by the coding sequence ATCCGGGTGGCCTCGGTCCCGGAGTCGCATGTGTATGTCCGCCACCTGTCACCGCTGAACGGATCGGTGAGCGCACTGGACACGGGACCGGTGTCCGTGGTCCGGTTGCCGGACCCGGTGCCGGCCGACGGTGCCAAGGTGCCGGGCGGCTGGTGGCCCCCGTTGATGCTGGATCCCGCGTGGATCGCCGAGCACCACAGCGAGTTCGACGTCTTCCACATACATTTCGGATTCGACGCCGTCGAGCCCGCCGTGATGTCCGATGTGATCGGCGAACTGGATCGCCACGGCAAGCCGCTGGTGTACACACTCCACGACCTCCGCAACCCCCACCATCCGGAGCCGGGCGCCCACGAGGAGGTACTCGACCTCCTCCTGCCGGCAGCCGCGGAGGTCATCACACTGACGCCCGGTGCCGCCGAACAGATCTCCCGACGCTGGCAGCGCGACGCGACAGTACTACCGCACCCCCACGTGGTGCCGCCGGGACTGTTCGCACCCCGGGAGCCACGTGACGACGAGTTCGTCGTGGGCGTCCACGCCAAGAGCATCCGGGCCAACATGGATCCGTTGCCCGTCATCATGACGCTCCTCGAGGCGGCCGCGGACTACCCCGACGTGACCGTCCAGATCAATCTGCACGACGAGGTGTTCATCCCTGGAAATCACTGGTACAACCCGGATTTCGGCACCGCAGCACTCGCACTCTCCCGCCATCCGTATGCCCGCGTGCTGGTTCATGACTACTACACCGAGGAGCAACTGTGGGACTACATGCGCAGCTTGTCGGTATCGGTACTTCCGTACCGGTTCGGCACGCACTCGGGATGGCTCGAGGCCTGCCACGATCTGGGCACCCCGGTGATCGCCCCGAGTTGCGGCTTCTACCACCAACAGCAGGACTGCTTCACCTTCGAGTTCACCGAGGATCGATTCGACCCGGACTCGCTTGCCCGGGCGCTGGCTGATGCCTATTCCTCCCGTCCGACCGCCGCGCTGTGGCCCGACCGGCGCGCGCAGCGCGTGTCACTCGCCGAGCGCCACGCTGCCCTCTACACCCGGGCCATGGATGCGTGA